A single window of Cellulomonas sp. WB94 DNA harbors:
- a CDS encoding (4Fe-4S)-binding protein — protein MTRKTYRGPLVDVSFDGEVCRHAAECVRGMPEVFDTSARPWINPEVASTPDLADRLREVVGRCPSGALAMVEHPES, from the coding sequence ATGACCCGCAAGACCTACCGCGGCCCGCTGGTCGACGTCTCGTTCGACGGCGAGGTGTGCCGGCACGCCGCGGAGTGCGTGCGCGGCATGCCCGAGGTGTTCGACACGAGCGCCCGACCCTGGATCAACCCCGAGGTCGCCAGCACCCCCGACCTGGCGGACAGGCTCCGCGAGGTCGTCGGCCGGTGCCCGTCGGGCGCGCTGGCCATGGTCGAGCATCCCGAGAGCTGA
- a CDS encoding thioredoxin family protein has translation MKVELQYFDGCPSWHEAEERLREALDAAGRVDVVVERVLVSTPEQAAELSFHGSPSVLVDGVDPFAAPDAPVGLACRLYRTPSGLAGAPTVEQLADVLAAR, from the coding sequence GTGAAGGTCGAGCTGCAGTACTTCGACGGATGCCCGAGCTGGCACGAGGCCGAGGAACGGCTGCGCGAGGCACTCGACGCGGCCGGGCGTGTCGACGTCGTCGTCGAACGGGTCCTGGTCTCGACACCGGAGCAGGCCGCGGAGCTGAGCTTCCACGGCTCGCCGTCGGTGCTGGTGGACGGAGTCGACCCGTTCGCTGCGCCGGACGCCCCCGTCGGACTCGCGTGCCGGCTCTACCGGACGCCGTCCGGCCTGGCAGGCGCACCGACCGTCGAGCAGCTGGCCGACGTCCTCGCGGCCCGGTGA
- a CDS encoding ribonuclease J: MQNAHAMKLTAPPALQRGAMRITLLGGVGEIGRNMSVFEYEGKLLVVDCGVLFPEETQPGIDVILPDFTSIRHRLADIVAVVLTHGHEDHIGGVPYLLRERADIPIIGSELTLAFITSKLKEHRIHPTTVRVEAGGTHQAGPFGLEFAAVNHSIPDGLAVVIRTGAGLVLNTGDFKMDQFPLDDRITDLRAFGRFGEEGVDLFMVDSTNAEVPGFTTSERDLTPAIDTVFATAPKRVIVSSFASHVHRIQQVLDASHRHGRKVAFVGRSMVRNMGIAHDLGYLQIPRGLVVDFKKLGSMADDKVTIICTGSQGEPMAALSRIANGEHQIRLNVGDTVLLASSLIPGNENAIYGIINKLTDLGANVVHKGNAKVHVSGHASAGELVYCYNILKPRNVLPIHGEAKHLHANAALAVRTGVDPDRVIIARDGSTIDLINGAAKLSGQVVADLVFVDGDTVGHATEDTLADRRRLSESGIVTVIAILEPGTNALAEPLEYITRGFVTADLALTGATDAVERALSKASTQGVDEVGKLEAVIAGAVSSYITRTHRREPVVIAIVIDA, from the coding sequence ATGCAGAACGCCCACGCCATGAAGCTGACAGCTCCACCCGCCCTGCAGCGCGGAGCGATGCGCATCACCCTGCTCGGAGGAGTCGGTGAGATCGGCCGCAACATGTCCGTCTTCGAGTACGAGGGCAAGCTGCTCGTCGTGGACTGCGGGGTGCTCTTCCCCGAGGAGACCCAGCCCGGGATCGACGTGATCCTCCCGGACTTCACGTCGATCCGACACCGCCTCGCGGACATCGTCGCGGTCGTGCTCACGCACGGCCACGAGGACCACATCGGGGGAGTGCCCTACCTGCTGCGCGAGCGGGCCGACATCCCCATCATCGGATCCGAGCTGACCCTGGCGTTCATCACGTCCAAGCTCAAGGAGCACCGGATCCACCCCACGACCGTCCGCGTCGAGGCCGGTGGCACGCACCAGGCAGGTCCGTTCGGGCTCGAGTTCGCGGCCGTCAACCACTCCATCCCCGACGGCCTCGCCGTCGTGATCCGCACGGGCGCCGGGCTCGTGCTCAACACCGGCGACTTCAAGATGGACCAGTTCCCGCTCGACGACCGGATCACCGACCTGCGGGCGTTCGGCCGCTTCGGCGAAGAGGGCGTCGACCTGTTCATGGTCGACTCGACCAATGCCGAGGTCCCCGGGTTCACGACCTCCGAGCGTGACCTGACGCCCGCGATCGACACCGTGTTCGCGACCGCCCCCAAGCGCGTCATCGTCTCGAGCTTCGCCAGCCACGTGCACCGCATCCAGCAGGTCCTCGACGCGTCCCACCGTCACGGCCGCAAGGTGGCGTTCGTCGGGCGGTCGATGGTCCGCAACATGGGCATCGCCCACGACCTCGGCTACCTGCAGATCCCTCGCGGGCTCGTCGTGGACTTCAAGAAGCTCGGGTCCATGGCCGACGACAAGGTCACGATCATCTGCACGGGTTCGCAGGGTGAGCCGATGGCGGCACTGTCGCGCATCGCGAACGGCGAGCACCAGATCCGCCTGAACGTCGGGGACACCGTCCTGCTCGCCAGCTCGTTGATCCCCGGCAACGAGAACGCCATCTACGGGATCATCAACAAGCTGACCGACCTCGGCGCGAACGTCGTGCACAAGGGCAACGCGAAGGTGCACGTGTCCGGGCACGCGAGCGCCGGCGAGCTCGTCTACTGCTACAACATCCTCAAGCCCAGGAACGTGCTGCCCATCCACGGCGAGGCGAAGCACCTGCACGCCAACGCCGCACTCGCGGTCCGGACGGGCGTCGACCCCGACCGCGTCATCATCGCGCGCGACGGCTCGACCATCGACCTCATCAACGGCGCCGCAAAGCTCTCCGGGCAGGTCGTCGCGGACCTGGTCTTCGTCGACGGGGACACCGTCGGGCACGCCACGGAGGACACCCTGGCGGACCGGCGCCGGCTGAGCGAGAGCGGGATCGTCACGGTCATCGCGATCCTCGAGCCCGGCACGAACGCGCTGGCCGAGCCGCTCGAGTACATCACCCGCGGGTTCGTCACCGCCGACCTCGCCCTGACCGGCGCGACCGACGCCGTCGAACGGGCCCTGAGCAAGGCGTCGACGCAGGGTGTCGACGAGGTCGGCAAGCTCGAGGCCGTCATCGCCGGAGCCGTCAGCTCGTACATCACGCGCACCCACAGGCGTGAGCCCGTCGTCATCGCCATCGTCATCGACGCCTGA
- a CDS encoding peptide chain release factor 3, which produces MQHGALSDVRLDTDIVSETARRRSFAVISHPDAGKSTLTEALALHAHAITEAGHINGKSGRRHTVSDWMEMEQARGISITSASLQFEYRDAVINLLDTPGHADFSEDTYRVLSAVDAAVMLIDAAKGLEAQTMKLFAVCKQRGIPLITVINKWDRPGLDPLALMDEIAERTGLNPTPLTWPVGVAGDFRGVLDRATGEYLRFTGTAGGAHIAPQEVLDDASAFAREGSAWSTAVEESELLGASGADHSQESFLAGVSTPVLFASAVRNFGVHALLDVLVDLAPSPGARAAADGTPRAIDAPFSAFVFKMQAGMDTAHRDRLAFVRVCSGLFERGMVLTLARTGRTFATKYAQQAFGRERTVIDSAYPGDVVGLVNGSDLRVGDTLYLSKHVEFPPLPTFAPEHFAVVRARDAGRYKQFRRGIDQLEAEGVVQVLRSELRGDQAPVLAAVGPMQFEVAEHRMAHDFSSPVRLERLSYTRAMTTTREWVATLDAEHGVEVLHRHDGALLALFSDIWRISAVRRAHPDVVLADPAA; this is translated from the coding sequence GTGCAGCACGGCGCCCTGAGCGACGTCCGCCTTGACACCGACATCGTGTCCGAGACGGCGCGCCGCCGCTCCTTCGCGGTCATCAGCCACCCCGATGCCGGCAAGTCGACCCTGACCGAGGCCCTCGCGCTGCACGCCCACGCGATCACCGAGGCCGGCCACATCAACGGCAAGAGCGGGCGCCGGCACACCGTCTCCGACTGGATGGAGATGGAGCAGGCCCGCGGCATCTCGATCACGTCCGCCTCGCTGCAGTTCGAGTACCGCGACGCGGTGATCAACCTCCTGGACACCCCCGGCCACGCCGACTTCTCCGAGGACACCTACCGGGTGCTCTCAGCGGTCGACGCGGCCGTGATGCTCATCGACGCCGCCAAGGGGCTCGAGGCCCAGACGATGAAGCTGTTCGCGGTCTGCAAGCAGCGGGGGATCCCGTTGATCACGGTGATCAACAAGTGGGACCGCCCTGGCCTCGACCCGCTGGCCCTCATGGACGAGATCGCCGAACGCACAGGGCTGAACCCCACGCCGCTGACGTGGCCCGTGGGCGTCGCAGGGGACTTCCGAGGGGTCCTGGACCGCGCGACCGGCGAGTACCTGCGGTTCACCGGCACCGCCGGCGGGGCGCACATCGCGCCGCAGGAGGTCCTCGACGACGCCAGCGCGTTCGCCCGCGAGGGGTCTGCATGGTCCACGGCGGTCGAGGAGAGCGAGCTGCTCGGCGCCTCGGGGGCCGACCACTCGCAGGAGTCGTTCCTCGCCGGCGTCTCGACGCCCGTGCTGTTCGCGTCAGCCGTCCGCAACTTCGGGGTGCACGCCCTGCTCGACGTCCTCGTGGACCTTGCACCGTCTCCCGGCGCGCGCGCTGCGGCTGACGGGACACCGCGGGCGATCGACGCACCCTTCAGCGCGTTCGTCTTCAAGATGCAGGCCGGCATGGACACCGCTCACCGCGACCGGCTCGCGTTCGTCCGGGTGTGCTCCGGGCTGTTCGAGCGCGGGATGGTCCTGACGCTGGCCCGCACCGGGCGGACCTTCGCCACGAAGTACGCCCAGCAGGCGTTCGGCCGGGAACGCACCGTCATCGACTCCGCGTACCCCGGTGACGTCGTCGGCCTCGTCAACGGCTCGGACCTCCGTGTCGGGGACACCCTCTACCTGAGCAAGCACGTCGAGTTCCCGCCGCTGCCCACGTTCGCCCCCGAGCACTTCGCCGTCGTGCGTGCACGCGACGCCGGTCGCTACAAGCAGTTCCGCCGCGGCATCGACCAGCTCGAGGCCGAAGGCGTCGTCCAGGTGCTGCGCTCCGAGCTGCGCGGCGACCAGGCGCCGGTCCTCGCGGCCGTCGGCCCGATGCAGTTCGAGGTCGCCGAGCACCGCATGGCCCACGACTTCAGCTCGCCCGTTCGGCTCGAACGGCTCAGCTACACCCGTGCCATGACGACGACCCGCGAGTGGGTCGCCACTCTCGACGCCGAGCACGGCGTCGAGGTCCTGCACCGCCACGACGGCGCCCTGCTCGCGCTGTTCTCCGACATCTGGCGCATCTCGGCGGTGCGCCGCGCGCACCCCGACGTCGTCCTCGCCGACCCCGCCGCCTGA
- a CDS encoding cation transporter, which translates to MTGSSLDSAEVSRLTRRGLHLARFTVAYNIVEGAVAITAGLGAGLVSVIGFGIDSGIESVAAVLVGARLAARLRHGEADDRKERLALKAVAVTFFVLAAYVIVEGLRGLVGGEAPASSPLSIGVLVASLMVMPVLAAMKRRVGLRLGDNLILADAAETRICILLSISTLTGVGLYQLTGAGWLDPVAGFVIAAFAVHEGREAWAGELVEDADD; encoded by the coding sequence ATGACCGGGTCGAGCCTGGACAGTGCCGAGGTCTCCCGCCTGACTCGGCGCGGCCTGCACCTGGCACGATTCACCGTCGCCTACAACATCGTCGAGGGCGCCGTCGCGATCACGGCCGGGCTCGGAGCGGGTCTCGTCTCGGTGATCGGCTTCGGGATCGACTCCGGGATCGAGTCCGTCGCCGCTGTGCTGGTGGGTGCCCGCCTCGCAGCCCGCCTGCGCCACGGGGAGGCCGACGACCGCAAGGAACGGCTCGCGCTCAAGGCCGTCGCCGTCACGTTCTTCGTCCTCGCCGCCTACGTGATCGTCGAAGGTCTCCGCGGACTCGTCGGCGGCGAAGCACCGGCGAGCTCCCCGCTGAGCATCGGCGTCCTGGTCGCCTCGCTCATGGTCATGCCGGTGCTGGCTGCCATGAAGCGGCGCGTCGGGCTGCGCCTGGGCGACAACCTCATCCTGGCGGACGCCGCCGAGACCCGGATCTGCATCCTCCTGAGCATCTCCACCCTCACTGGCGTCGGCCTCTACCAGCTGACCGGCGCGGGCTGGCTGGATCCCGTCGCAGGGTTCGTCATCGCTGCGTTCGCCGTCCACGAGGGCCGGGAGGCGTGGGCCGGCGAGCTCGTCGAGGACGCCGACGACTGA